DNA from Rhinatrema bivittatum chromosome 16, aRhiBiv1.1, whole genome shotgun sequence:
GGCTCAGCGAACATCACCTGCAGCAGAGACGCTGCCACGATCTAACGtaatctccctctccctcatgcTGTCCTTAGGTGCACATGAGCAGCAGTGACCTGAATATGCATAGACCAAGGTGGGAACTGAAGTGGCAGCACCAGGTGATGACATCAGTGTGGCAGGATATTTAAAGCCCTGACGTGCTCCCACTCAACACCTCAGCATCAGGTCCTCCTGTCTTGTCAGCAGTGTGTATATTGCTACTCCTCGTCTTGACTGCTTCTCTCCATCTCAGTTCCTCACCTTGTCTACCTTGTCTCTTGCTTTGTTCCACTCCTTGCTTGACTTGACTCCAGTCctactccttgccttgccttttcGCTGTCCTGTTAACTATCTCGTTCCCCTGTCCATGTCTTGCTTGTTGACCCATTCCATGCCTTGCCTGTTCTCATCCTTGTCTCCATGTCCCCTCCTCTGACTGatacttggctcctgaccctggcTTGGATTCTATctctgcctgatctctgcctgccctgacctctactTGGATACCAACAATGCCTGATCTCTGCTTTCCTTGACCTCTGACTAGAAACTGATGCTGCCTGACCTACGCCTGCCCTTACTCTGGCCTGCTTCCTGACTCTACCTGACCACTCCCTAAGGGACCCTCACTTAAGTTCTGCCAACCCCCAAACAGCAAGGGCTCAATTTGTGGGGAAAGGGTGCACCTTCTGAGAACAGTACATGGGAAAATTAGTGCAGTCCTTTTAGAGTTTATAATGATAAAGTTTAGGTTTGTTACACAATAATGTCCTTTATGGTGtactgtttcattttattttatgaatgtaaatttTTGTGCACCAACTAGAACAATGAATAGGtggcataaaaataaataaagaataactcaattaacatataaataaataatcagcaagaaagaggaaagagaagaggtAAGAGAGCAGAGGAGCACAATCTTTTTCCCCTTTCTATCTCTTATTCTCTACTTATCCCCCCAGTGAGGAGAGCAGATCAAGATACCCatctcctgctggccaccaggatggatgggggaggggaaaacagGTTCAGGACATCTACAGAGAGGATCTTGCAGGCAGTGCATGAAGCAAAAAGAAACCATGAGGAATCTAAATTAGGATTTCAGGATTTATTGGAAAGAAATGTGTGCAAGAGGGAGAGGTTGGGTGACCACATGGGAGAAGGCTTGAGGGGGTCCATAAATGCATCATGAGGTGGTCAATGAATTGTAGGAAATGGGGGTTGATGAACAAATGGGGGAATCTGGTGATGGGTGAATGCATCAGAAGTGGATGGAGGGAGAGGTGtagatgggtgggtgggtgggtgagtgagtgTATCAAAAGGGAGTCAGGGGTGGTGGAGGTGAGTGATTGCATTGATATTGGAGGGGAGTGGGTCAGAAGTGGATTGGGAAGGTAGGTGGATGAATAGATTAGAAGGTTGTCCTTGGTAGTGAAGGTGAATGTTGGAGGTTGGTGgatgagagggtgatggatgcctggaatgcccttccagaggaagtggtgaagacaaaaactgtgaaggatttcaaaggggcatgagataaacactgtggatccctaaaggctagaggatgggaatgagtaAAAAAGCttaggagtaacctgcatggagcggctgttactaccttggaaagcttgctgggcagactagatggaccattttggtcttttttcagccatcattactatgttactatatgttattATGGAAGTGCATTAATACTTTAGAAAAGAGTGGAGTGGGGTGATTATGTGCATCTGGAAGGGTTGGAAGGGTGATTGATAGTTCTGGAGAAATCTTTTCCAAATTGGCCACCAGGAAGATTTGGTGGCTGCACTCTGAGACCACAATATTTATTTTGTGTGAGAAAACACCTGTATTAGCGATATGGGTGCATTGATATGTACATTTGTGTTCTCTTCAGCACCATGGACAGCAGTACTGACATTTTGAGTTTCTTTTGCTCCGTCTATTCTGATCTGAGGAGAAAGTATTAGCTCCAGATAGGTAGTCAAGGCCTCCGCCCTGCCTCACCCCTACCCACCTAGGGCCCAGCTACACGCATAACTGCCGGTATTTTCACATGtggctcttttaaaatccagccttaaggtttttcttgtttttgcatACATGCTCATTGAAGCTGTTATAAAATCAAAGCTTCatctttattgaaaaaatattagaaaatttagaaaatacctAAAAAGCTGTAATATCCATATAGATAGTCCTACTCTATATTGCACACAGTTGAGATTAAAtacatacaatcaaaaaacatcctgaaaaaatgtaaataaatgtaaataaatcagAAACGTCTcacataaaatatgcacacacaccacacattTTTATCACAAAACCCAATGACGGCATTTAACAAAGAATGGGTCCAGCAGTTAATTAATTCTGCTCAAATAAAATCACCCCGATGATCGAGCAAACAGCTTTCAAAGTACAGCAATAAAGTTTGCCTTCCTCCCTGACAATCGCAAACTGACAACGGGTTCAGTGGGAACTAAAAATGAGGCCTCGTTAAATGCTGTCAGCAATCGCTcagacactaaggggtagatattaaaagagacgcgtgcacgtccatgtgtgcatggttcccagcgcatgcacatgtacacgccaattttataacatgtgcgcgcctgcacatgcatgttataaaatccattggtcATGCGCACAAGCATgctagattttataatctgtgtgcgCATGTGCAGGTGGCACACAGGGAGGGTGAATTTTCGAATATTATGTGTGGCGAcccaatcgggcctcccccagttcccttccagccccccctgcctaaccttctgTCCCTTTCCTGTCTCTACCCTGACCTCCAGCCCCTATTTAACtgtaagaattttttaaatttttttacttactgctctatcagagcagaagcaacttgcacggGCCGGCCAGTTGCCTGCATGTGCTTCTCCAGAACAGCAGCTAATGACCtctgtcccggctggcctccatcctgccctgccccacccctccccacctagACCCCACCCCCAACCCGTCCCTTTTTCAGGACCGGCATGTGCGCTTATCGGCAattacatgcatggctgggcccatttgaaaatgtgcatggtgTGCGCCGGTATTTGCACGCATGGCCCTTGGTGAAAGCGGAAAGTGTTGAACACAAGGCATCACTTCACAGTTGATGAAGTCAGACTTACAAATTCTGTATTAAAGATGTGAAACAGATAAAATTTGAACTCAAAAGTGACACCAACTTATGAATGGAAGAGGTGAGGGTAACGactgagtgaaaaaagaaaagaagtaacACAGATTTAAATTTGAAGAGGTGATGGATGTCTGGTTCATGAACAGTTCTTCAGCTTTAGAAGCATTTAATTATCTGAAGAGAAAGCTATGTTTGAACTTCAGTTAACTTGATCATCAAGTGGGTAGGTGATGAAATCCAGGATGACTAACAAATGAAATACAGTGGTGCGTAGTCAACCAGGAAATGGTTGTAGTCAGCCAGCCAAATCACTTAGTGAAAGTACCACACACGGTTCAATTCTCAAGACCAACTTCTTCTCCTTGGGCCAATTAGGTGCCAGGTTCAAACCATTACTAGTGTTATTTACACACCACAGGTTTAATAGGCTGTACAAGTGTTCTCTTCACCTTCAGGACATACATAGAACAATTCTTGCACTCTGGATACTGACAGGTATTccagtccaggaccctccttCTCAGCTTCTGGCCTTCAGGATGCTAAGAAGATAATTCTTGTTTCCCAGCAATCCCTTTAATAGTTCTGGGGGACCAATCTGGTTCTTCAATGGCATTATCCTGCACACGTATTGGAGCAAAATGTTTGGGTTTTCAAACATTTGAACGTTGTACTAATCACATTTGTTTCTGTTCTCATTTGGTAAAGAAAAAGATGATCTGATAGCATTCAAGATGTTTGACAACAGAATCTGAGTGTCAGATATCAGTTTCGAGcataactaataaaaaaaatatactgcTTGCAGATATAAGAAAGAAACAGTTGAAACAGTCACATTTAAATCaccttcaggccgatgcaatatcggcgcggGGGAAAACGGGCTCTCatgtgagtgcccgctctcccaatgcatGCCGATCGTCCTCTCCAGGCtgctctatttaatatttaaatcggttGCCACGGTGAAAAGGAGGCAGTAGTGGAAAATAGTGCGCCTCTGGCACATCCTCGACAGTGGGTGCCCAGGCAAGGTcggctgtcagctggttaggaaaatgggcgctcatagTACGTTGACAGCTCTTCAGTTCATTGGAAGATGTAGATTGGTGTGTAAGCTGTTGGGAAGCTTTTCTGTAGGTTATTGGTAGTGGTAGAAGAGAGAAAACAAGGGAGAATGCTCTTCTATTGCTGAAAGGCATTAGGTAGGAATATGGGTAATTGGGTGAGTTCTACTGTTGGTCAGAGTCTATGGGTGAAATTCTCTGACAACACTTGCAATTAAGTCTTCATGAAATGATGGACTTTATAGCAAAAATCTTAACACTTTCTTAAGGTGTGGTtatgtttttttgaaaaattatctGCTTTATGCAATTATCTGAATGTAATTTTCCTATATGATTAttgctaatgagctgatttgcatgattcTGCAGCTCATTAATAATTTAACATAATATTTGTAAATGTCTTCATGAGTACAAAATTAGGTTTTGCAAAATAGCAAATGAGGCACATAAGAATTTTCAAACAGAGATTGGTTATGTTTTTTCATGTGAAAATACATTTGTGAGGCAGTTCACAGATAAGTATCTAGTGACTGTTATTAACTTAAGGACATTCTAAAATGCTGAGAATTTGTAGTATAACATCTATTTACTGAGAAGCTAGGCCCCGGATTCCAGGCTTCCTTGTCAAACCTTTGCACTTCTTTGCTGCTTTGGCCAAAGCCTCCCTCATCTCATTGTTTCTGAGGCTGTAGATCATGGGATTCAAAAATGGAGTCACTGCTAAATAGCAAAGGGATACCTCTTTTTCCAGCTTGTAGGAATAGCTAGCTGAGGGCCTTACATACATGAAAGTGACAGTCCCATAGAAGATAAAGACCACCGAGAGGTGGGAGACACAGGTGGCAAAGGCCTTGCTCTTCCCTTTGGTAGAGGACATTTTCAGTACAGTGACGATGATGTTACCATATGATAACATTATGAAACTGAAACATCCCAGAATTATGACCCAGGCAAGAATGAGAAAGCTGTTTTCAGTCAGTGAACCTCTGATGCAGGCAAGTTTCATCAGAGGTAGAAAGTCACAGAATATATGATCAATCTCAAGAGAGCCACAGAAGCTCATCCTGGACAAACCGATGACTGGCAACAGTACAACCAAGGCACCTACAACCCAGCACCCCAAAGCCATCCTGAGGCACACTTTTTCGGTCATGGTGGTCGTATATCGCAAGGGACTGCAGATGGCTACATAACGGTCATAGGCCATGATCATGAGAAAAAAATGCTCTGTGGCTCCAAagtaaaacaagaaataaaactgGATAAAGCAACCAGCagctgaaatgtttttttttttgctcagggTATCCATCAGAATTTTAGGCAATGTGGTTGTGACATAACAGATCTGAAGGAAGGAGAAATTGGCGAGGAAGAAATACATGGGTTTGTGAAGATGTAAGTTCTCCTTTACCACTGCAATGATGAGGATGTTGGACATGATGGTTAAAATGTACATGAAGAGGAGTCCCATGAAGAATAGGGTCTGCTGAAGATGACTGAAGTGGAATCCCAGTAACACAAACTCTGTCACAGTGGTGGCATTGTATCTCTCCATGGCTTCAAGATGTCCACCTGTTTGAATAAGTTGCAGTGAATGGTTAGTGGGATTTATCTGGAGCAAGTAGGAGACATTTTGAGATTGAGTAGAGGATGAATGGAAGGAGGAGGGTCAGccattaaaatgaaaaagaactgTGTTGTTTACTCAAAGGAAACAGTCCTTTACCCTGAGAGTAACTATGAAATCTACTGTGGAAAGAAGACATTTTATCCACTTTATACCTCTAATATTAAAGTGAATCCATTCCTGTAGACTAGTTTTGACATTGGGTGTTTCTCTTGGGTGAGATTCTATCTGATAAATACTGATCAATGTATTCAATGCCTTCACATTTGGGTTTTTTAATATGGAAACACTTGCATGAAGTTCCAGAAGGATATCATTTATTATATTTCCCTTAATGATACAAAAGTCCCCCTATTTTTCTACAGAATGGGAATCCTCTTTCAAAAAAGCTAGGTATGTAACTATACTACAGATCTTCCAAATCATGTACATATTTTCTACAAAAAAATGACTGAAAGCACACAATCACATACACATTTTAATTTATGTGCTGTTTAATagtctgagttttttttaattttaatatacaGTATTTGAAATACATTGAGCATTATTTTGTTAAATGATAAACAGTCTAAACAGATGAAATGCATGAAATTTTCAATCTGACTTGCATAATTGAGCTGATTGGCTCACATTTTGTTGCTGTTGAGGTAAACAGGGCGATAGAAATGGCCAAGGAGCACATCACGAGAACCTGAAGGGTGAGAGGGGTGAGCTGGAAGCAACAGGGAAACCAGCCTCATTAGAATATTTGGATTTTGAGGATACTTGGACCAGTATAGTGACCGAGGGGGAAGGCTTGCCTATCCTGACAGATGGGAGACagaatcaaattaaaacaaatgatCAATTTAAGCAGCATTGAAAAAAATCTAAGCCCCTCCAAAGATAATTAAGTTCCATTGAAATCCAAAAATAACTTcagttacatttttcttttttattccttttttatatatatatatattttaacccTGCAATGACGTAGTTGGCTCTTGTTTTTTCCTAAGTCAGTGACATTGCCGCATCTGTATACCAGCAGCCCAGTTCCCACAAGGACCACAGAAATCAATCAAAGGTTCCTCTATATTAGGTAAAACCAGAACAGCTGGTGCTCAAAACAGCCATCTGTGCCCTGTGATTTATAGGTTTTACTTAAAACAATGTTCTTGGCAACAACAAAAAACCATATTTATGGTGATCTTACTTTGCCAAATATGTGTTTTAgatttagaaatttgttcaaattTCAGGCATGATTTATAATTAGATCCTGTGTACTTAATAAAAACATACCTATGCTGTACATTTTCTGTATTGTGAAGTAATGAGTTGATACCCCTATTTTAAgcattttaaaatagattttgaATTTTGTTTACATTTCAGACAACAATTAAAATCAGTTCGTCCATCAACTACCCTACCTATGACATCCATTCTCTGTGTTGTAAAGTCAGGATGTACCTGGTGAGTTGTGTCTTGGTTATTGTGCATCACAAGACTCCCATTATGCACAAATAAACCCTCCTTATAACCTACCAAGCTGACGCTACCCTTCCCCCATTTTATAAAGAGGGTCTAGCTGCACTATCATGATTGTACTTATctaaaatacctacagtacctgaatgtaaaccgatgtgatatgtcagattgaatgtcggtatataaaaaataaataaataactatttgaTCTTATtctatgtttttgttttcaggtTGTTTCCTGTCTGTGAGTGCCAGAAGATCCTCTGAGCTGGCCCTATAAAGGAAGAATATTAGCAAGAATAATCATAACTCTTCAAAAGAAATCCTGGCTAGCTGCCTGAGGATTTATTTGATAAACCAGGCAAAATTAaggataattctttttttttaaaaaagtattgatAAAGCACTTACGTTTCTCTGGGAGTCACTGCTGCTGATATATCCCACCTGTGTGtaacacaggaaggaaggggcgcTCCCTGTCTAGCTTGCCATGGTTTGCGTCTCCGTCTGGAGATGCTCAGAATTTAATTGTTTCTGAATCGCGCATGGGAGGGGACTGATTGCATCACCTCAGAGTTCTTATTCCCCTGCAGATCTGTGAAAACTGAACCTTGGGGCGAGCAACACAAAAGTCCCTCACTTTCTT
Protein-coding regions in this window:
- the LOC115077210 gene encoding olfactory receptor 11G2-like, coding for MERYNATTVTEFVLLGFHFSHLQQTLFFMGLLFMYILTIMSNILIIAVVKENLHLHKPMYFFLANFSFLQICYVTTTLPKILMDTLSKKKNISAAGCFIQFYFLFYFGATEHFFLMIMAYDRYVAICSPLRYTTTMTEKVCLRMALGCWVVGALVVLLPVIGLSRMSFCGSLEIDHIFCDFLPLMKLACIRGSLTENSFLILAWVIILGCFSFIMLSYGNIIVTVLKMSSTKGKSKAFATCVSHLSVVFIFYGTVTFMYVRPSASYSYKLEKEVSLCYLAVTPFLNPMIYSLRNNEMREALAKAAKKCKGLTRKPGIRGLASQ